CACGGCTGCGCGATCAGGTGGTCGTACTCGGTGGACAGGTTGATCGAATCAATCACGTTGCCCTGCTCATCCAGCAGGCCGCCGGTGCCGGTCAGGAAGATGATCTTGTACGGCTGCAGTTCCTGCACCAGCTCGTTGGCGGCGAAGTCGGCGTTGACGTTGAGGATCTGGCCGCCCGCGGTTTCGCCCAGGCTGGTGATGACCGGGATCGACCCGGCGCGCAGGCTGGCCTCGATCGGTGCCAGGTTGACCTTCTTCACCTCGCCGACCAGGCCGTAGGTGTCCACGTCCAGGTACTCGGCCTCGAACACGCCACCGGTGATCGAGGTGGCGCGCGCGCCGTTCTGCTGCAGCGCCTCGACCAGGCGCAGGTTGGACTGCTGGAACACCCGGCGCACGATCGCCAGCGCTTCCGGCGACGTCACGCGCAGGCCGTTGACGGTCTGCTTCTCGATGCCGGCGGCGGACAGCTCGGCATCCAGCTGCGGGCCGGCGCCGTGCAGCACGATCGGGGTCAGCCCGACTTCCTGCAGGAACGACAGCGAAGAGGTCAGCGCGTCGAGGTCGTCGCGCAGCACCGCGCCGCCGACCTTGACCACGGCGAAACGCTTGGCGTCCAGCTGCGAGAAGCGCTTGAGGTACTGGCTGATCTCCTTCGCGCTGGCCATGCTGGAAAGCAGGCGCACGATGGTCTGGCGGGTCTGGCGGTGAGGCTGGAGGGCAGGAGACATTTCGGTTTCGTCGGAAAGGGAAGAATCAGGCGCCGGCGGCGATGATGCGGTGCACGGCGTCGGTGTAGCGCTGCAGCTGCTCCAGCGTCACGAACTCATCGGCGGTGTGGGCCTGGGCGATGTCGCCCGGGCCGAACACCAGCGTGGTGTAGCCACCGGCCGAGAACAACGAAGCCTCGGTCCAGAAATCCACCGCGTTGCCGATCGGCAGCTCCAGCGCGTCGGCGACGTCGCGCGCCAGCAGGCGGCGGTTCTCGGCCTCGGCAATGTCACCGGCCGGCAGGCTGGGGCCACGGAAGGTTTCAGTGAACAATGCGGCTTCCGGCTCGGCGAAACCGGAGAAGGTTGCCAGCAACCCGTCGATGTCCATCGACGGCAGCGGCCGGAAACCGAAGCGCACTTCGGCGGCCGGCGCGATCATGTTGGCCTTGATCCCGCCTTCGACGCGGCCGATGTTGAAACGCAGGCCGGTCAGCCCACCGAAACGGGCCGAGGCCAGCGATTCCACATGGTCCAGCGCGCGATTGCCCCAGCGCATGGCCTGGTGCAACGCACTGGCGGCTGCGTCCTGCTTGCCGGACGCATGGCCGGCGCGGCCGGCGAACTGCATCAGCACCGAACTGATGCCACGATGTGCCAGCACCGCTTCGCTCATGGTCGGCTCGGCCACCAGCACCGCTTCATACGGCAGGCCACGGGCCAGGAACGCGGCGATGCAGCGCGGATCGTTGGCTTCCTCGTCGCTGGAGAACAGGAACGCAGCATCGCCATCGCTGGCATTGGCCGCGGCCACCAGCGCAGCGGCGGCGCCCTTGATGTCACACACGCCCAGGCCGACCACACGGTCGTCCAGGCGCCGCATCACGTGCGGGTCGGCACTCCAGTGCGGCGAATCCGGCACAGTGTCCAGATGCACGTTGAACAGGTACTTCGGCGTACCGCGCACGGCGTACAGACTGACCGCACCGGCGCCATGGTCGATCACCTCGACGTTGAAGCCGGGCAGGTTCGCGCGCAGGTAATCGAAGATGCCACCGGTGGTGATCGCACGCGGCGGGTTGCGGGTGTCGAAGGACACCAGGGCCTGCAGGTGATCGAGCGTCTGTTCAAGCATGAATCAACAATCCTGTGGGATTCCGCCGGGCATGGCCCGGCGCTACCGGAATGCGTCTGGTGGAGAGCCCCCTTCTTGTTGAAGGGGGCGCGCCAACGGCGCAGGGTTGAGGTGGAATGCGTGGTCAACCGCTCAGCGGTTGACTTGCGCGTAAAGCGTCGAGCTCATGCCGAACAGCTTGATGAAGCCCTCAGCCTCCTCCACGCCCCAGTCGGCCGACTGCGCGTAGGTGGCGCCCTTGGTGTTGAGCAGGTGCGGCGACTTCACCGCCACTGCATCGACGCGGCCGCCGCGGGTCTCCAGCACCACTTCACCATTGACCTTGGCCTGCGAGGACTTCAGGAAGGCTTCGATGTCGGTCTTCAGCGGGTCGTGGTAGAAGCCTTCGTACACCAGCTCCACCCACTTGCGTGCGACGTCCGGCTTGAAGCGGTTCTGCTGCTTGGTCAGCACGGCATCTTCCAGCGCGCGGTGCGCGGCCAGCAGCGAGACCAGGCCCGGCGCTTCGAACACGATGCGGCCCTTCAGGCCGATCACGGTGTCGCCGGTGTAGACACCGCGGCCAACGCCGTACGGGGCGAACAGCTTGTTGAGCTGGGCCAGGATCTGGTCGCCCGGCAGCGCCTTGCCGTCCAGTTCCACGGCTTCGCCTTCGACGAATTTCAGGGTCACGCTCAGCGCCTGCTCCGGCCACTCGCTGCGCGGTGCGCACCAGCCACGGGCGCCCTCGCCCGGGGCTTCCCAACGGTCGATCTCGCCGCCGGACATGGTCAGGCCCAGCAGGTTCTCGTTGATGGTGTAGGCCTGCTGCTTGGCGCGCACGCCGAAGCCGCGCTCTTCCAGGTACTTCTGCTCGTAGGCGCGGGTCTGGGTGTGTTCCTTCTGGATCTCGCGGATCGGCGCGATGATCTGGTAGTCGCCCAGTGCCTTCACGGCCAGGTCGAAGCGGACCTGGTCGTTGCCCATGCCGGTGCAGCCATGGGCGATGATGTTGGTGCCCAGTTCGGCGGCACGCTTCAGCGCCGCATCGACGATCAGGTAGCGGTCCGAGACCAGCAGCGGGTACTGGCCCTGGTAGCCCTCACCGGCCCAAACGAACGGCTTGACGAAGCCTTCCCAGATGGCCGGACCACCGTTGACGGTGACGTGGCTGGTCACGCCCAGCTCGGCGGCGCGCTTCTCGATGAAATCGCGCTCTTCATCATCCACGCCGCCGGTGTCGGCGAACACGGTGTGCACGTTGTAGCCGCGCTCCTGCAGGTACGGCACGCAGAAGCTGGTATCCAGGCCGCCGGAGAAGGCGAGAACGACGTCTTTGCTCATGGGGGTAATGTCCAATCAGGTGGGGTAGCGCCGGGCCATGCCCGGCGGATTGTTTCAATGCTTGGGAATCAGCGCCCGGCAACCGCAGCCATGATCGCCTTCTGCACGTGCAGGCGATTCTCGGCTTCGTTGATGGCGATGCACTGCGGCGAGTCCATCACCGCGTCGGTGGCCTTGACGTTGCGGCGCAGCGGCAGGCAGTGGCTGAACACACCGTTGTTGGTCAGCGCCATCTTCCGTTCGTCCACGATGAAGTGCTTGAACTGGTCGCGGATCGGCTTTTCCGGTTCCCAGTTGCCGAAGAACGGCAGCGCGCCCCAGCTCTTGGCGTAGACCACGTCGGCGCCGGCGTAGGCGCTGTCGATGTCATGGCTGATCTTCAGCGAGCCACCGCTCTCGGCCACGTTCTGCTCGGCCCAGCCCATGTAGCGGTCGTCGAGGATGTAGTCGGCGGTCGGGCACAGCAGGGTCACGTCCATGCCCATGCGGGTGGCGATGGTCAGCGCCGAATTGGCAACCGCGGTGTTCAGCGGCTTGGGGTGGTAGGTCCAGGTCAGCACGTACTTCTTGCCGCGCAGGTCCTGGGTGCCGAAGTGCTCCTGCAGGGCCATGATGTGGGCCAGTTCCTGGCACGGATGGGTGATGGTCTCCATGTTGATGACCGGCACCGGCGAATACTTGGCGAAGCTGTTGAGGACGATGTCCTGGCGGTCGTAGGCCCAGTCGATGAACTTGGGGAACGCGCGCACGGCGATGATGTCGCAGTAACGGCCCAGCACCTTGGCCACTTCAGCGATGTGCTCTTCGGTATCGCCGTCCATCACGGTGCCGAGGTTGAACTCGATCGGCCACGCATCCTTGCCCGGCTGCAGCACCACCGCGTGGGCGCCAAGCTGGAATGCGCCCAGCTCGAAGCTGGTGCGGGTGCGCATGGACGGGTTGAAGAACACCAGCGCGATCGACTTGCCCTTGAGCTGGTCGCCGAGCTTGTTGCGCTTGAACAGCGCGGCCTGGGTCAGCAGCGCGTCGAGATCGCTGCGGCTCCAGTCCTGGGTGTTCAGGAAGTGCTTGGGGGACATCATCTTTCCTTGCGAGGCGGCGCCGGGTTCGACGCAGTGGAAGGGAAAAGCAGGAACCAAAGGTGGAGCGAAAAGGTTGCAGTTGCAGCTTTCAGAACGCAGAAACGAAAAAACCCAGCCGGCGGGCTGGGTTTTTTTCGGACGAACAGCAAAAAGCTCCGGTTACCCAGCGAGGATGTGGGGTTCCGGTCGACGCGCACGCGAGGTCATGCCAGACGCCTGTCGGGCTGCGCTGCTGTCGTGCTGGAAGTCGGTGAGCTTCATGGTCAAATATCTTTGCATGCGCCCGGGGCCGGCGCAAGGGGCCGGGGTCGCAGAATCAGGGATTGCTGGCAGTGCCCTGCTCGGGGCCGACCCAGGGAGTGATCGACACCCGGATCTTGAGCCGGTTGCCGGGGTCTTCCGGCAGCCGCGAGCGGTACTTGGTGCCCTTGTAGACGTAATCCACGTCGTAGGCGATGGGGCGACGGAATTCACGCCCCACCGGCACGATGCGGCAGTCGCGGGTCAGCATCGGGCCAGTGTTGGCCGGCGCCGGGGCCGGCGTCTCGGCTCCGGTCTCCTCAACAGGCTCCTCGTCGCTGCGCTTGAACATCGAGCGCACCGAGTCCCAGAAGCGGCTGATCCGGCCCTTGTCCTCGACCGGCTCCTCGCCGGTCACGTTCACCGGGGCCAGGGTCCGGGTCGACACCGGCTCGCAGTGCTCCTCGGTGCGGGTCGCACGCAGGGTCTGGAACACCGGTTCGACATTCAGCACCTGGGCGTAGTCGAACTTCACGTTCTCCACGATCACCACCCGGTTGCGGGGCTCGGCCTCCTGCGCCAGCACCACGGCGGGCAGCGCCGACAGGCAGGCCAGGGTCAGCAACGCGGTGGATTTCATTGGCGACGGGAGCAAGGACACGGCAATAGTGTAGGCAGTGGCGAGCGCAAGGGGCTGAACATTACCCGTCCGCGCTGCTCCTGCCCACCCCACCCGGGGTGGACCCGGCGTCCACCGGTGGCAACGGGTGCCCCCAAACGGGGCCGACACGTTCTAAAATCACAGGCTTGTCCCCCAGTCACAGCCCCATGACCCTGCGCCTGCACAACAACCTGACTCGCCAGCTCGAACCGTTCACTCCGCTCGATCCGGCCTGTCCGACCCTGTATGTGTGCGGCCCGACGGTCTACAACTACGTGCACATCGGCAACGCCCGTGGCCCGGTGGTGTTCGGGGTGCTGGCCGACCTGCTGCGGCGCCGTTTCGGCGCGCTGCGCTACGCCCGCAACATCACCGACGTGGACGACAAGATCAACACTGCCGCGCGCGAGCAGGGCGTGCCGATCAGCACCATCACCGACAAGTTCGCCGCCGCCTACCGTGAAGACATGGCCGCGCTGGGCGTGGTGCCGCCGGACATCGAGCCGGAGGTGACCGCGCACATTCCGCAGATCATCACCATGATCGAGCAGCTGATCGCCAACGGGCATGCCTATGCCGCCGAGGGCCACGTGCTGTTCGCGGTGGCCAGCTTCGACGGCTACGGCAAGCTCTCGCGCCGCGATCCCGACGAAATGCTGGCCGGTGCCCGCGTCGACGTCGCCCCGTACAAGCGTGACCCGGGTGATTTCGTGCTGTGGAAGCCGTCGAGTGACGACCTGCCCGGCTGGGAATCGCCGTGGGGCCGGGGCCGGCCTGGCTGGCACATCGAGTGCTCGGCGATGGCCGCCGCCCACCTGGGCGAGACCATCGACATCCACGCCGGCGGCGTCGACCTGCAGTTCCCGCACCACGAGAACGAGCTGGCGCAGAGCGAATGCGCCCATGGCGGCAAGATCTTCGCCCGTTTCTGGCTGCACAACGGCATGCTCAACTTCGGCGGCGCCAAGATGAGCAAGTCGCTGGGCAACATCGAGCGAGTACATGACTTGGTCCGCCAGCACCCGCCGGAAGCGCTGCGCCTGGCCCTGCTGTCGGCCCACTACCGGCAGCCGCTGGACTGGTCCGATGGCCTGATCGAACAGTCGGTGCGTACCCTGGACCGCCTGTACGGCACCCTGCGCGAACTGGCATCGGTCGAGGCGGGCGTGGCGATCCCGGCCACGGTCGAGGCGACCCTGGACGACGATCTCAACACCCCGCAGGCGCTGGCTGAAGTGGCCCGCATCGCCGCCGAAGCGCGTCGTGCCACCGATCCGGCCGAGCAGGCGCGCCTGAAGGGTGAACTGCTCGGCGCCGGCCTGGCACTGGGCCTGCTGCAGGCCGATCCGGCGCAGTGGTTCGGCACCGCGGCCAGCGATGATGGCGACGATGCCCGCATCCAGGGCCTGATCGATGAGCGTGCCGCTGCCAAGAAGGCGCGTGACTTCGCCCGTTCCGATGCCATCCGCGACCAGCTGGCCGCCGAAGGCATCGTGCTGGAAGACACCCCGCAGGGCGTGCGCTGGTCGCGCAAGCGCGGCTGACCCGCCCTGCCCCGTGGCCGGTCCGCCGGCCACGCCCCCACCGTAGAGACTGTTGTGACCGACTCCCCGTTCCCGCTTGAACCCACCGCCGCCGAGGCCCAGACCGCCATCGCCGAGGAATTCGGCTTCTTCGGCGACTGGTCCGAGCGCTACCAGTACCTGATCGACCTCGGCCGCAAGCTGCCGGCCTTCCCGGAAGAATGGAAGACCGAAGAGCATCGCCTGCTCGGCTGCCAGTCGATGGTCTGGATCGTCCCCGAAGGCAACGCGCAGTCGCTGCGCTTCCATGCCATCAGCGATTCGGCGATTGTCTCCGGCCTGATCTTCCTGGCCCTGCGCGTGTACTCCGGGCGCTCGGCGCAGGAGATCCTGGCCACCGAGCCGAGCTACATCCAGGACATCGGCCTGGCCCGCCACCTCTCGCCAACCCGCAGCAATGGCGTGGCGGCGATGCTGGCCTTCATCCGCGAGACCGCGCAGGCGCAGCTGCAGCGCGACCCATCGTGAGCGAACCTGCCACAGCCGAAGACAGCGCGCTGGGCCTGCTGTCCCGGCCCGGTTTCGCCAGGCTGCTGGCGTACCGCATCTTCGCGATGCTGTCCTACCAGGTGGTCGCGGTCACCGTCGGCTGGCACATCTACGAAGTCACCCGCAATCCGTTCTCGCTGGGCCTGATCGGCCTGGCCGAGGTCGTGCCGTTCTTCTGCGTGGCGCCGTTTGCCGGTTACCTGGTGGATCATCTGCCGCGCCGCCGGCTGGGCATGGTCGCCTGTTGCGGACTGATCGCCACCGCACTGGTATTGACCAGCGTGGCCATGGGCTGGCTGCCGATCGACGGCGTGTGGCCGATCTACGCAGCCATCGCGCTGACCGGCATGGTCCGCGCCTTCCTGTCGCCGATCTACAACGCCCTGTTCGCCCGCGTACTGGCCCGTGACCAGTTCGCCCGTGGCGCTGGCCTGGGCGCGGTGGTGTTCCAGGCCGGCATGATCGCCGGCCCGGCACTCGGTGGCGTGCTGGTGGGCTTCGGCGGCAAGGGCCTGTCCTACGCGGTGGCCACCGCCTTCGCGCTGGTGGCGATGGCCTGCCTGGCCACGCTGAAGGTGGAAGAGCCGGTGCATGCCGGCCCAGCCGCGCCGATCTTCAAGAGCATCGCCGAAGGCGCGCGCTTCGTGGTCGGCAACCGGATCATGGTCGGCGCGATGGCGCTGGACATGTTCTCGGTGCTGCTGGGCGGCGTGGTGGCGATGCTGCCGGCG
This portion of the Stenotrophomonas sp. WZN-1 genome encodes:
- a CDS encoding acetylglutamate kinase; amino-acid sequence: MSPALQPHRQTRQTIVRLLSSMASAKEISQYLKRFSQLDAKRFAVVKVGGAVLRDDLDALTSSLSFLQEVGLTPIVLHGAGPQLDAELSAAGIEKQTVNGLRVTSPEALAIVRRVFQQSNLRLVEALQQNGARATSITGGVFEAEYLDVDTYGLVGEVKKVNLAPIEASLRAGSIPVITSLGETAGGQILNVNADFAANELVQELQPYKIIFLTGTGGLLDEQGNVIDSINLSTEYDHLIAQPWIHGGMKVKIEQIKDLLDRLPLESSVSITRPADLAKELFTHKGSGTLVRKGEKVLRATAWDELDLPRLKGLIESSFGRTLVPDYFQKTKLLRAYVSENYRTAVILTDEAEGVYLDKFAVLDDAQGEGLGRAVWNVMRDETPQLFWRSRNGNPINHFYYAESDGCYKQGHWKVFWYGADGIDRISTYVDHCAQRAPSLQD
- a CDS encoding acetylornithine deacetylase; amino-acid sequence: MLEQTLDHLQALVSFDTRNPPRAITTGGIFDYLRANLPGFNVEVIDHGAGAVSLYAVRGTPKYLFNVHLDTVPDSPHWSADPHVMRRLDDRVVGLGVCDIKGAAAALVAAANASDGDAAFLFSSDEEANDPRCIAAFLARGLPYEAVLVAEPTMSEAVLAHRGISSVLMQFAGRAGHASGKQDAAASALHQAMRWGNRALDHVESLASARFGGLTGLRFNIGRVEGGIKANMIAPAAEVRFGFRPLPSMDIDGLLATFSGFAEPEAALFTETFRGPSLPAGDIAEAENRRLLARDVADALELPIGNAVDFWTEASLFSAGGYTTLVFGPGDIAQAHTADEFVTLEQLQRYTDAVHRIIAAGA
- a CDS encoding argininosuccinate synthase, whose protein sequence is MSKDVVLAFSGGLDTSFCVPYLQERGYNVHTVFADTGGVDDEERDFIEKRAAELGVTSHVTVNGGPAIWEGFVKPFVWAGEGYQGQYPLLVSDRYLIVDAALKRAAELGTNIIAHGCTGMGNDQVRFDLAVKALGDYQIIAPIREIQKEHTQTRAYEQKYLEERGFGVRAKQQAYTINENLLGLTMSGGEIDRWEAPGEGARGWCAPRSEWPEQALSVTLKFVEGEAVELDGKALPGDQILAQLNKLFAPYGVGRGVYTGDTVIGLKGRIVFEAPGLVSLLAAHRALEDAVLTKQQNRFKPDVARKWVELVYEGFYHDPLKTDIEAFLKSSQAKVNGEVVLETRGGRVDAVAVKSPHLLNTKGATYAQSADWGVEEAEGFIKLFGMSSTLYAQVNR
- a CDS encoding N-acetylornithine carbamoyltransferase, which translates into the protein MSPKHFLNTQDWSRSDLDALLTQAALFKRNKLGDQLKGKSIALVFFNPSMRTRTSFELGAFQLGAHAVVLQPGKDAWPIEFNLGTVMDGDTEEHIAEVAKVLGRYCDIIAVRAFPKFIDWAYDRQDIVLNSFAKYSPVPVINMETITHPCQELAHIMALQEHFGTQDLRGKKYVLTWTYHPKPLNTAVANSALTIATRMGMDVTLLCPTADYILDDRYMGWAEQNVAESGGSLKISHDIDSAYAGADVVYAKSWGALPFFGNWEPEKPIRDQFKHFIVDERKMALTNNGVFSHCLPLRRNVKATDAVMDSPQCIAINEAENRLHVQKAIMAAVAGR
- the cysS gene encoding cysteine--tRNA ligase; amino-acid sequence: MTLRLHNNLTRQLEPFTPLDPACPTLYVCGPTVYNYVHIGNARGPVVFGVLADLLRRRFGALRYARNITDVDDKINTAAREQGVPISTITDKFAAAYREDMAALGVVPPDIEPEVTAHIPQIITMIEQLIANGHAYAAEGHVLFAVASFDGYGKLSRRDPDEMLAGARVDVAPYKRDPGDFVLWKPSSDDLPGWESPWGRGRPGWHIECSAMAAAHLGETIDIHAGGVDLQFPHHENELAQSECAHGGKIFARFWLHNGMLNFGGAKMSKSLGNIERVHDLVRQHPPEALRLALLSAHYRQPLDWSDGLIEQSVRTLDRLYGTLRELASVEAGVAIPATVEATLDDDLNTPQALAEVARIAAEARRATDPAEQARLKGELLGAGLALGLLQADPAQWFGTAASDDGDDARIQGLIDERAAAKKARDFARSDAIRDQLAAEGIVLEDTPQGVRWSRKRG
- a CDS encoding SufE family protein; amino-acid sequence: MTDSPFPLEPTAAEAQTAIAEEFGFFGDWSERYQYLIDLGRKLPAFPEEWKTEEHRLLGCQSMVWIVPEGNAQSLRFHAISDSAIVSGLIFLALRVYSGRSAQEILATEPSYIQDIGLARHLSPTRSNGVAAMLAFIRETAQAQLQRDPS
- a CDS encoding MFS transporter codes for the protein MSEPATAEDSALGLLSRPGFARLLAYRIFAMLSYQVVAVTVGWHIYEVTRNPFSLGLIGLAEVVPFFCVAPFAGYLVDHLPRRRLGMVACCGLIATALVLTSVAMGWLPIDGVWPIYAAIALTGMVRAFLSPIYNALFARVLARDQFARGAGLGAVVFQAGMIAGPALGGVLVGFGGKGLSYAVATAFALVAMACLATLKVEEPVHAGPAAPIFKSIAEGARFVVGNRIMVGAMALDMFSVLLGGVVAMLPAFLHEILHHGPEGLGILRAMPALGSVCVGLWLARHPLHRNAGRVLLFAVAGFGLCVISFGLSQHFWLSALILLFYGAFDGVSVVIRSTILQLATPEEMRGRVSSINGIFISSSNELGAFYAGTMAKLLGLVPAVVLGGFAVLSVAGITAWKNPTLRKLNLRDLQ